The following proteins come from a genomic window of Mammaliicoccus sp. Marseille-Q6498:
- a CDS encoding Ig-like domain-containing protein, giving the protein MDKQRLQKFSIRKYTVGTCSILIATLVFLGGPNSAQASENTIETTKQAETAGLKQTEPVEGPVGEENQAAKQDEAVNAVAEGTSSSEAKQVEEVKHTETETVAPLTTESNKQEEVAAKTEEVSKEEPVVEKKEEKVSSEAVEVSKEVEEKAAEPVVEKTEQPVEAVLPKNEITASEKPFTSRRTAEFRNGGGGETGTFNKAFGRHLKDQDVPDAVDVTDITTSREGNSTRITYTIHFNKKQSSDARGRFYFYAPGGIHLEPGTVTKLSGSGQPLQWQKDMKLLKVGETKLNVTVYQAMNASEKAHYKHLTNITDEENYYFLKQHTNPSGDSYIAEISAIVSDDWARRNGNNFYVAAGVATRDIGPNLKYNRVRFIHNTVYPEATASNGNTGNGNTGNGTVSNGNQGVPSLHNLRRDYKVTAAGKLPGRDKDLGFEMSTDKQTLIYKYAIGEHLDKEINTNALLKLINAKYIEGTNHGDKLGANRLNDTLLGEQKLEAEKHKNGNYKENELGIKDNAYIRYVMKETKLSGGRIKKTPTFQDVDILDLVQPKEHDLTGGKIIDLSGSGEGENGVTDDQKYARVASGFDIDAAHNNGARTATFLDTRMIRGAEGREDIAKETSQSHDRAINKFQLYATHRVVNTLPINPETETNVMNLFVVPVDVTKPRITAANITVPSEMSKSEIERFINDNVSNIQARDNFSKEENLSKRIKVYDQNDTEIDIVGNTLNKGANYKLKALVTDEAGNPSELRELGSFVYKAKARTPEFITDLSGKANLPDETQPTIEISGDTGEIVKLYDKDGQPLGEATVGDDGIARITPDRQIPPGIVKAIASIPNTPDSNSDEVTSTATDTTKPAPPIIDTNLTNKANTKEPITVSGAEPGSTVTLYKGDSPEVIGSGTANDNGVATITPTNPIPVGDITATSTDPSGNESDRSTAKPATELDTDNDGIPDSTDTDIDGDGINNEDEKSIGSNPTAVDSDGNGTPDGDEDYDRDGIKNKDESDPNGTSPTDKDGDNKPDIKTPKDTDGDGIPDNTDPDIDGDGINNEDEKSIGSNPTAVDSDGNGTPDGDEDYDRDGIKNKDESDPNGTSPTDKDGDNKPDIKTPKDTDGDGIPDNTDPDIDGDGINNEDEKSIGSNPTAVDSDGNGTPDGDEDYDRDGIKNKDESDPNGTSPTDKDGDNKPDIKTPKDTDGDGIPDNTDPDIDGDGINNEDEKLIGTDPTDADSNHDGKPDGDEDYDRDGIKNKDESDPNGTSPTDKDGDNKPDIKTPKDTDGDGIPDNTDPDIDGDGINNEDEKLIGTDPTAVDSDGNGTPDGDEDYDRDGIKNKDESDPNGTSPTDKDGDNKPDIKTPKDTDGDGIPDSTDPDIDGDGINNEDEKLIGTDPTAVDSDGNGTPDGDEDYDRDGIKNKDESDPNGTSPTDKDGDNKPDIKTPKDTDGDGIPDSTDPDIDGDGINNEDEKLIGTDPTDADSNHDGKPDGDEDYDRDGIKNKDESDPNGTSPTDKDGDNKPDIKTPKDTDGDGIPDNTDPDIDGDGINNEDEKLIGTDPTAVDSDGNGTPDGDEDYDRDGIKNKDESDPNGTSPTDKDGDNKPDIKTPKVTDTTPNTGDNRNGGDNSSADKDTTAPEAPNIKTTLEGKAGYRTPIDVITEPGAKVVVTDDKGNKIGEGIANDQGIATIVPTSYLLPGKLKATATDGSNNTSLPSIEVPVTLQKPNFTTALNTKANTKDEIRFTGPRSTKVTIAVTVYDYDNNIIGTGTFNKQGVAVVTPTKPIPKGKVHAISSFGTYTSERATTDADFPDTSQPSPNTGDNGNGGEQPTDPGNTGNGGNPSTDSGNNSNGGNTTPNTGDNGNGGEQPTDPGNTGNGGEQPTDPGNTGNGGDNTPNTGDNGNGGDKPVDPSNPGDNSSGGEQPTDPGNTGNGGDNTPNTGDNGNGGEQPTDPGNTGNGGEQPTDPGNTGNGGDTTPNTGDNSSGGEQPTDPGNTGNGGDNTPNTGDNGNGGDKPVDPSNPGDNGNGGEQPTDPGDNGNGGEQPTDPGNTGNGGDTTPNTGDNGNDGDKPVNPSNPGDNSNGGEQPTDPGNTGNGGDTTPNTGDNGNGGDKPVDPSNPGDNANGGDNTPNTGDNGNGGEQPTDPGNTGNGGDTTPNTGDNSNGGEQPTDPGNTGNGGDTTPNTGDNGNGGDKPVDPSNPGDNSNGGEQPTDPGNTGDNSNGGEQPTDPGNTGNGGDNTPNTGDNSNGGEQPTDPGNTGNGGDTTPNTGDNGNGGEQPTDPGNTGNGGDTTPNPGDNSNGGEQPTDPGNTGNGGDTTPNTGDNGNGGEQPTDPGNTGNGGDNTPNTGDNSNGGEQPTDPGNTGNGGDTTPNTGDNGNGGDKPVDPSNPGDNANGGDNTPNTGDNSNGGEQPTDPGNTGNGGDTTPNTGDNSNGGEQPTDPGNTGNGGEQPTDPGNTGNGGDNTPNTGDNGNSGEQPTDPGNNSNGGDNTPNTGDNSNGGDKPVDPSNPGDNSNGGEQPTDPGNTGNGGDTTPNTGDNSNGGDKPSTDKDTTAPDKPSISTDLTGKAGTKEPIKVNAEPGSTVTVVDKDGNPIGSGVANDDGVATITPTNPLPVGTVTATAKDPSGNTSVSSDPVPVTDTTAPDKPSISTDLTGKAGTKEPITVNAEPGSTVTVVDKDGNPIGSGVANDDGVATITPTNPLPVGTVTATATDPSGNTSVSSDPVPVTDTTAPDKPSISTDLTGKAGTKEPITVNAEPGSTVTVVDKDGNPIGSGVANDDGVATIVPTKPLPVGTVTATAKDPSGNTSVSSDPVPVTDTTAPDKPSISTDLTGKAGTKEPITVKAEPGSTVTVVDKDGNKIGEGKANEDGVATIVPTKPLPVGTVTATATDPSGNTSVSSDPVPVTDTTAPDKPSISTDLTGKAGTKEPITVKAEPGSTVVIVDKDGNKIGEGKANDDGVATIIPTKPLPEGTVTATATDSSGNTSVSSDPIEVTAAKDNNGTTSNGSQVSTANHTDKAAQSSDKSSKAGNKAKVLPNTGEKENEAATLFGLTSLFGGLALFFRRKKSEDKE; this is encoded by the coding sequence ATGGATAAGCAACGATTACAAAAGTTTAGTATCCGTAAGTATACAGTAGGTACGTGTTCTATATTAATTGCGACACTTGTATTTTTAGGTGGACCAAATAGTGCACAAGCTTCTGAAAATACTATTGAGACAACTAAGCAAGCGGAAACAGCAGGTTTAAAACAGACAGAACCTGTTGAAGGACCTGTAGGGGAAGAAAATCAAGCAGCTAAACAAGATGAAGCAGTAAATGCTGTTGCTGAGGGAACTTCATCAAGTGAAGCTAAACAAGTAGAAGAAGTGAAACATACAGAAACTGAAACTGTAGCACCTCTTACTACTGAATCAAATAAGCAAGAAGAAGTTGCTGCTAAAACTGAAGAAGTTTCTAAAGAAGAACCAGTTGTTGAAAAGAAAGAAGAGAAAGTAAGCAGTGAAGCTGTAGAGGTTTCTAAAGAAGTAGAAGAAAAAGCAGCAGAACCAGTTGTTGAGAAAACAGAACAACCCGTTGAAGCTGTTTTACCTAAAAATGAAATAACTGCAAGTGAAAAGCCATTCACTAGTAGACGTACAGCAGAATTTAGAAATGGTGGCGGTGGTGAAACTGGAACGTTTAACAAAGCATTTGGTAGACATCTTAAAGATCAAGATGTACCAGACGCTGTGGATGTAACAGATATTACTACATCACGTGAGGGTAATAGTACTAGAATTACTTATACAATCCATTTCAATAAAAAACAATCTTCAGACGCTCGTGGACGTTTCTATTTTTATGCGCCAGGCGGTATACATTTAGAACCAGGAACTGTTACAAAGCTATCTGGTAGCGGGCAACCGTTACAATGGCAAAAGGATATGAAACTACTTAAAGTCGGTGAAACAAAATTAAATGTAACAGTATACCAAGCAATGAACGCTTCAGAGAAAGCACATTATAAACATTTAACAAATATTACTGATGAAGAAAACTACTATTTCCTTAAACAACATACAAATCCTAGCGGTGACTCTTACATTGCTGAAATTTCTGCTATTGTTAGTGATGATTGGGCTAGACGAAATGGTAATAATTTCTATGTAGCAGCTGGAGTAGCTACTAGAGATATAGGACCAAATCTTAAATATAACCGTGTCCGTTTCATTCACAATACAGTTTATCCAGAGGCAACAGCTTCAAATGGAAATACTGGAAATGGAAATACTGGAAATGGAACTGTTTCAAATGGAAATCAAGGAGTTCCATCATTACACAACCTTAGAAGAGACTATAAGGTAACAGCTGCAGGGAAATTACCTGGCAGAGATAAAGACTTAGGATTTGAAATGTCAACTGATAAACAAACGTTGATATATAAATACGCAATTGGTGAACATCTAGATAAAGAGATTAACACAAATGCGTTGCTTAAGTTAATAAATGCGAAGTATATAGAGGGTACAAACCATGGGGACAAACTAGGAGCAAATAGACTTAACGACACATTATTAGGTGAACAAAAATTAGAAGCAGAAAAGCATAAAAACGGTAATTATAAAGAAAATGAATTAGGTATAAAAGACAATGCATATATAAGATATGTTATGAAAGAGACAAAATTATCTGGCGGAAGAATTAAAAAAACTCCTACATTCCAAGACGTCGACATTTTAGACCTTGTACAACCGAAGGAACATGATCTTACAGGTGGTAAAATCATAGATCTTTCTGGTTCTGGCGAAGGTGAAAATGGTGTAACAGATGATCAAAAATATGCTCGTGTTGCTTCTGGCTTTGATATTGATGCGGCGCATAATAATGGTGCTAGGACTGCAACGTTCCTTGATACTCGTATGATCAGAGGAGCTGAAGGTAGAGAGGATATAGCGAAAGAAACTTCTCAATCTCATGATCGAGCAATCAATAAATTCCAATTATATGCTACTCATAGAGTAGTAAATACTTTACCTATCAATCCTGAAACAGAAACGAACGTAATGAACCTGTTTGTTGTGCCGGTTGATGTGACGAAGCCAAGAATTACAGCTGCAAACATTACAGTTCCATCTGAAATGAGTAAATCTGAGATTGAAAGGTTTATTAATGATAATGTTTCTAACATTCAAGCTAGAGATAATTTCTCAAAGGAAGAAAACTTATCTAAACGTATTAAGGTATATGATCAAAACGATACTGAAATAGATATTGTAGGAAATACATTAAATAAAGGTGCAAATTACAAACTTAAAGCACTTGTAACTGACGAGGCTGGTAACCCAAGTGAACTGCGTGAGTTAGGTAGTTTTGTTTATAAAGCAAAAGCTCGTACACCAGAATTTATAACTGATTTAAGTGGGAAAGCGAATCTCCCTGATGAAACACAACCAACGATCGAAATTAGCGGGGATACAGGGGAAATCGTGAAGTTGTATGATAAAGATGGCCAACCTCTTGGTGAAGCAACTGTAGGTGATGATGGTATTGCGAGAATCACACCTGATCGACAAATCCCACCAGGTATTGTAAAGGCGATAGCAAGTATACCAAATACACCAGATTCAAATTCTGACGAAGTAACTTCAACTGCGACGGATACAACGAAGCCTGCTCCACCAATAATTGATACTAATTTAACAAATAAAGCGAATACAAAAGAGCCTATCACTGTATCAGGTGCTGAACCAGGTTCTACTGTTACATTATATAAAGGTGATAGTCCCGAAGTCATTGGTTCTGGTACGGCGAATGATAATGGTGTTGCGACGATCACACCAACGAATCCGATACCTGTAGGTGATATAACTGCGACATCAACGGATCCATCGGGAAATGAATCTGATCGTTCTACGGCTAAGCCAGCGACTGAGTTAGATACTGATAACGATGGTATCCCTGATTCTACTGACACAGATATCGATGGTGACGGTATCAATAACGAAGATGAAAAGTCAATTGGTTCGAATCCAACAGCTGTAGACTCTGATGGTAATGGTACACCTGATGGTGATGAAGACTATGATCGTGACGGCATCAAGAATAAAGATGAATCTGATCCAAACGGTACTTCTCCAACTGATAAAGACGGTGACAATAAACCTGATATCAAAACACCTAAAGATACTGATGGCGATGGTATCCCTGATAATACTGACCCAGATATCGATGGTGACGGTATCAATAACGAAGATGAAAAGTCAATTGGTTCGAATCCAACAGCTGTAGACTCTGATGGTAATGGTACACCTGATGGTGATGAAGACTATGATCGTGACGGCATCAAGAATAAAGATGAATCTGATCCAAACGGTACTTCTCCAACTGATAAAGACGGTGACAATAAACCTGATATCAAAACACCTAAAGATACTGATGGCGATGGTATCCCTGATAATACTGACCCAGATATCGATGGTGACGGTATCAATAACGAAGATGAAAAGTCAATTGGTTCGAATCCAACAGCTGTAGACTCTGATGGTAATGGTACACCTGATGGTGATGAAGACTATGATCGTGACGGCATCAAGAATAAAGATGAATCTGATCCAAACGGTACTTCTCCAACTGATAAAGACGGTGACAATAAACCTGATATCAAAACACCTAAAGATACTGATGGCGATGGTATCCCTGATAATACTGACCCAGATATCGATGGTGACGGTATCAATAACGAAGATGAAAAGTTAATTGGTACGGATCCAACAGATGCGGACTCTAATCATGATGGTAAACCTGATGGTGATGAAGACTATGATCGTGACGGCATCAAGAATAAAGATGAATCTGATCCAAACGGTACTTCTCCAACTGATAAAGACGGTGACAATAAACCTGATATCAAAACACCTAAAGATACTGATGGCGATGGTATCCCTGATAATACTGACCCAGATATCGATGGTGACGGTATCAATAACGAAGATGAAAAGTTAATTGGTACGGATCCAACAGCTGTAGACTCTGATGGTAATGGTACACCTGATGGTGATGAAGACTATGATCGTGACGGCATCAAGAATAAAGATGAATCTGACCCAAATGGTACTTCTCCAACTGATAAAGACGGTGACAATAAACCTGATATCAAAACACCTAAAGATACTGATGGCGATGGTATCCCTGATTCTACAGACCCAGATATCGATGGTGACGGTATCAATAACGAAGATGAAAAGTTAATTGGTACGGATCCAACAGCTGTAGACTCTGATGGTAATGGTACACCTGATGGTGATGAAGACTATGATCGTGACGGCATCAAGAATAAAGATGAATCTGACCCAAATGGTACTTCTCCAACTGATAAAGACGGTGACAATAAACCTGATATCAAAACACCTAAAGATACTGATGGCGATGGTATCCCTGATTCTACAGACCCAGATATCGATGGTGACGGTATCAATAACGAAGATGAAAAGTTAATTGGTACGGATCCAACAGATGCGGACTCTAATCATGATGGTAAACCTGATGGTGATGAAGACTATGATCGTGACGGCATCAAGAATAAAGATGAATCTGATCCAAACGGTACTTCTCCAACTGATAAAGACGGTGACAATAAACCTGATATCAAAACACCTAAAGATACTGATGGCGATGGTATCCCTGATAATACTGACCCAGATATCGATGGTGACGGTATCAATAACGAAGATGAAAAGTTAATTGGTACGGATCCAACAGCTGTAGACTCTGATGGTAATGGTACACCTGATGGTGATGAAGACTATGATCGTGACGGCATCAAGAATAAAGATGAATCTGATCCAAACGGTACTTCTCCAACTGATAAAGACGGTGACAATAAACCTGATATCAAAACACCTAAAGTGACAGATACTACTCCTAATACTGGCGACAACAGAAATGGCGGAGACAATTCATCTGCTGACAAAGATACTACAGCACCTGAAGCACCAAATATTAAAACGACATTAGAAGGTAAAGCAGGTTATAGAACGCCTATCGATGTGATAACTGAACCAGGCGCTAAAGTTGTAGTGACAGATGATAAAGGTAATAAAATCGGAGAAGGTATTGCGAACGATCAAGGTATTGCGACAATTGTTCCGACTAGTTATTTACTACCAGGTAAGCTTAAAGCTACAGCAACTGATGGAAGTAATAATACATCTTTACCTTCTATTGAGGTTCCTGTTACCTTGCAAAAACCAAATTTTACAACTGCTTTAAATACTAAAGCGAATACAAAAGATGAAATTAGATTTACTGGACCTAGAAGCACAAAAGTAACGATAGCGGTAACAGTATACGATTACGATAATAATATTATTGGTACAGGGACTTTCAACAAACAAGGGGTAGCAGTTGTTACACCTACTAAACCTATTCCAAAAGGTAAAGTTCATGCAATATCGTCGTTTGGTACTTATACATCGGAAAGAGCAACTACGGATGCAGATTTTCCTGATACTAGTCAACCATCTCCTAACACTGGTGACAACGGTAATGGTGGTGAACAACCAACTGACCCAGGTAACACTGGCAACGGTGGAAATCCATCAACTGATTCAGGTAATAATAGTAATGGAGGAAACACTACTCCTAACACTGGCGACAATGGTAATGGCGGTGAACAACCAACTGATCCAGGTAATACTGGCAACGGTGGTGAACAACCAACTGACCCAGGTAACACTGGCAACGGCGGAGATAATACTCCTAATACTGGCGACAATGGTAATGGAGGAGACAAACCTGTAGATCCATCTAACCCTGGCGACAACAGCAGTGGTGGCGAACAACCTACTGATCCAGGTAACACTGGCAACGGCGGAGATAATACTCCTAATACTGGTGACAACGGTAACGGCGGTGAACAGCCAACTGATCCAGGTAACACTGGCAACGGTGGTGAACAGCCAACTGATCCAGGTAACACTGGCAACGGTGGTGACACTACTCCTAATACTGGCGACAACAGCAGTGGTGGCGAACAACCTACTGATCCAGGTAACACTGGCAACGGCGGAGATAATACTCCTAACACTGGCGACAACGGTAACGGTGGAGACAAACCTGTAGATCCATCTAACCCTGGTGACAACGGTAACGGTGGTGAACAACCAACTGATCCAGGCGACAACGGTAACGGTGGTGAACAACCAACTGACCCAGGTAACACTGGCAATGGCGGAGACACTACTCCTAACACTGGTGACAACGGTAACGACGGTGATAAACCAGTAAATCCATCTAACCCTGGCGACAACAGTAATGGTGGTGAACAACCAACTGATCCAGGCAACACTGGAAACGGTGGAGATACTACTCCTAATACTGGCGACAACGGTAACGGTGGAGACAAACCAGTAGATCCATCTAACCCTGGTGATAACGCTAATGGCGGAGATAATACTCCTAATACTGGTGACAATGGTAATGGCGGCGAACAACCTACTGATCCAGGCAACACTGGCAATGGCGGAGATACTACTCCTAATACTGGTGACAACAGTAACGGTGGTGAACAACCAACTGATCCTGGAAACACTGGCAATGGCGGAGATACTACTCCTAATACTGGCGACAACGGTAACGGTGGAGACAAACCTGTAGATCCATCTAACCCTGGTGACAACAGTAATGGTGGTGAACAACCAACTGATCCTGGAAACACTGGTGACAATAGTAATGGCGGTGAACAACCAACTGATCCAGGTAACACTGGCAACGGCGGAGATAATACTCCTAATACTGGTGACAACAGTAATGGTGGTGAACAACCAACTGACCCAGGTAACACTGGAAACGGTGGAGATACAACTCCTAATACTGGCGACAACGGTAATGGTGGTGAACAACCAACTGACCCAGGTAACACTGGCAACGGCGGAGACACAACTCCTAACCCTGGTGACAACAGTAATGGTGGAGAACAACCTACTGATCCAGGCAACACTGGAAATGGCGGAGACACTACTCCTAATACTGGCGACAACGGTAATGGTGGTGAACAACCAACTGATCCTGGTAACACTGGCAACGGCGGAGATAATACTCCTAATACTGGTGACAACAGTAATGGCGGTGAACAACCAACTGATCCAGGTAACACTGGTAACGGTGGAGATACTACTCCTAATACTGGCGACAACGGTAACGGTGGAGACAAACCAGTAGATCCATCTAACCCTGGTGATAACGCTAACGGTGGAGATAATACTCCTAACACTGGTGACAACAGTAACGGTGGTGAACAACCAACTGATCCAGGTAACACTGGCAATGGTGGAGATACAACTCCTAATACTGGCGACAACAGTAATGGTGGTGAACAACCAACTGATCCAGGCAACACTGGTAACGGTGGTGAACAACCAACTGACCCAGGTAACACTGGCAACGGCGGAGATAATACTCCTAATACTGGCGACAATGGTAATAGTGGAGAACAACCAACTGATCCAGGTAACAATAGCAACGGCGGAGATAATACTCCTAATACTGGCGATAACAGTAACGGAGGAGACAAACCTGTAGATCCATCTAACCCTGGTGACAACAGTAATGGCGGTGAACAACCAACTGATCCAGGTAACACTGGCAATGGAGGAGATACTACTCCTAACACTGGCGATAACAGTAATGGCGGAGATAAACCATCTACTGACAAAGATACAACAGCACCAGATAAACCATCTATCTCTACTGATTTAACTGGTAAAGCTGGTACGAAAGAACCTATCAAAGTTAACGCTGAACCTGGTTCTACAGTTACAGTTGTTGATAAAGATGGTAATCCAATTGGTAGCGGAGTTGCAAATGATGATGGTGTTGCGACAATTACACCTACAAATCCATTACCTGTAGGTACTGTAACAGCTACAGCTAAGGATCCAAGTGGAAATACATCTGTTTCTTCTGATCCTGTTCCTGTAACAGATACAACAGCGCCAGATAAACCATCTATCTCTACTGATTTAACTGGTAAAGCTGGTACGAAAGAGCCTATCACAGTTAACGCTGAGCCTGGTTCTACAGTTACAGTTGTTGATAAAGATGGTAATCCAATTGGTAGCGGAGTTGCGAATGATGATGGTGTTGCGACAATTACACCTACAAATCCATTACCTGTAGGTACTGTAACAGCTACAGCTACGGATCCAAGTGGAAATACATCTGTTTCTTCTGATCCAGTTCCTGTAACGGATACAACAGCACCAGATAAACCATCTATCTCTACTGATTTAACTGGTAAAGCTGGTACGAAAGAGCCTATCACAGTTAACGCTGAGCCTGGTTCTACAGTTACAGTTGTTGATAAAGATGGTAATCCAATTGGTAGCGGAGTTGCGAATGATGATGGTGTAGCAACAATCGTACCAACGAAACCATTACCTGTAGGTACTGTAACAGCTACAGCTAAGGATCCAAGTGGAAATACATCTGTTTCTTCTGATCCTGTTCCTGTAACGGATACAACAGCGCCAGATAAACCATCTATCTCTACTGATTTAACTGGTAAGGCTGGCACTAAAGAACCTATCACAGTTAAAGCTGAACCTGGTTCTACAGTTACAGTTGTTGACAAAGACGGTAATAAGATTGGTGAAGGTAAGGCAAATGAAGATGGTGTAGCAACAATCGTACCAACGAAACCATTACCTGTAGGTACTGTAACAGCTACAGCTACGGATCCAAGTGGTAATACATCTGTTTCTTCTGATCCAGTTCCTGTAACAGATACGACAGCGCCAGATAAACCATCTATCTCTACTGATTTAACTGGTAAAGCTGGTACGAAAGAACCTATCACAGTTAAAGCTGAACCTGGTTCTACAGTAGTTATCGTAGACAAAGACGGTAATAAGATTGGCGAAGGTAAAGCAAATGATGATGGTGTTGCGACTATCATACCAACGAAACCTTTACCAGAAGGTACTGTAACGGCTACAGCTACGGATTCAAGTGGTAATACATCTGTTTCTTCTGATCCTATCGAAGTGACAGCTGCTAAAGATAACAATGGAACAACTTCAAATGGTTCTCAAGTTTCTACAGCTAATCATACTGATAAAGCTGCTCAATCAAGTGATAAGTCATCTAAAGCTGGTAACAAAGCGAAAGTATTACCTAACACTGGTGAGAAAGAAAATGAGGCTGCAACATTATTTGGATTAACTTCATTGTTTGGTGGTTTAGCATTATTCTTCAGAAGAAAAAAATCAGAAGATAAAGAATAA
- a CDS encoding queuosine precursor transporter — protein sequence MYNELIGIITFFITFILMLILYRFFGKTGLFVWVAIGTIIANIQVIKTVELFSVSATLGNVMFASIYLATDILNDIYGRKQAKKAVWLGFSSVIVMVILLQCSLTFIPAQEDVSQKALETIFGIVPRVAIGSIIAYIVGQHLDVLLFSLIKKTFSSDKTFYLRAYGSTAISSIVDTAIFVLIAFYGDLPNNVLMEIFITTYFLKLLTTITNVPFGYIAKSMYRKGKISE from the coding sequence ATGTACAATGAATTAATAGGTATCATTACTTTCTTTATAACGTTTATTCTAATGTTAATACTTTACCGATTTTTCGGTAAAACGGGTCTGTTTGTTTGGGTTGCTATAGGTACTATTATAGCAAATATACAGGTGATTAAAACAGTAGAACTGTTTTCAGTTAGTGCAACATTAGGAAATGTAATGTTTGCATCTATATACCTTGCAACTGATATCTTAAACGATATATATGGAAGAAAACAAGCTAAAAAGGCAGTTTGGTTAGGATTTTCATCAGTAATTGTAATGGTCATATTACTACAATGCTCATTAACTTTTATACCAGCACAAGAAGACGTATCACAAAAAGCATTAGAAACAATCTTTGGTATCGTGCCAAGAGTGGCAATAGGATCCATTATTGCATATATCGTTGGACAACATTTAGATGTACTACTATTCTCGTTAATTAAGAAAACTTTCTCATCAGACAAGACATTTTATTTAAGAGCATACGGAAGTACAGCAATCAGTTCAATCGTAGACACAGCAATATTTGTATTAATCGCATTCTACGGAGACTTACCAAACAATGTGTTAATGGAAATATTTATTACGACGTATTTCTTGAAACTATTAACAACCATTACAAACGTACCTTTCGGATATATTGCTAAATCAATGTATAGAAAAGGCAAAATTAGCGAATAA
- a CDS encoding zinc-finger domain-containing protein: MTLILVEEEKQAIKQIDDLMETYCKGCLLKTHYRETQGKQQAHQYCISECSIGIRIKQLGNTLQ; this comes from the coding sequence GTGACACTTATTTTAGTTGAAGAAGAAAAACAAGCAATAAAGCAAATAGATGATTTAATGGAAACATATTGTAAAGGTTGTTTATTAAAGACACATTATAGGGAAACACAAGGTAAACAACAAGCACATCAATATTGTATTTCTGAATGTTCGATAGGGATACGCATTAAACAATTAGGCAATACATTGCAATAA
- a CDS encoding virulence factor, producing MEIVRVEPTPSPNTMKIVLSFKKEDRSSKTYTEVSDQNPEFINRILQLKGVKSIFHVMDFIAVDKLPKADWDTLLKEVTAAISGSDNEGEQVAEVNEHFGEIKAEVLKFKGIPYQIKLTTQEEEKRKQLPEIYIDSMLKATKDSDNVVFLRKWDDLGIRYGELNEVLETVQEEIQALYPESILNELVEEALNNDITIPEKKFVHVSKEQFEQEQDWKVRLRMLDDFPTPTEEDYPLLECALNDEKPQIRRIAIVLLGMVETKETLPYLYKGMKDKSVAVRRTAGDCLSDLGFKEALPVMIEALEDPQKIVRWRAAMFIFDEGDETALEALKNRQDDPAFDVKLQVQMAIERIENGEAALGSVWKQMANRKREDN from the coding sequence ATGGAAATTGTTAGAGTAGAACCAACACCAAGTCCAAATACGATGAAGATTGTTCTTTCGTTTAAGAAGGAAGATAGAAGTTCAAAAACTTATACAGAAGTTAGTGATCAAAATCCTGAATTTATAAATCGTATTTTACAGCTGAAAGGCGTTAAATCTATTTTTCATGTTATGGACTTTATTGCGGTAGATAAATTACCTAAAGCAGACTGGGATACTTTACTTAAAGAAGTAACAGCTGCTATTTCGGGTTCTGATAATGAAGGAGAACAAGTCGCAGAAGTTAATGAACATTTTGGTGAAATTAAAGCTGAAGTGTTAAAGTTTAAAGGTATACCTTACCAAATTAAATTAACAACTCAAGAAGAAGAGAAGAGAAAGCAGTTACCTGAGATTTATATTGATAGTATGTTGAAAGCAACTAAAGATTCTGATAACGTTGTATTTTTAAGAAAATGGGATGACCTTGGTATTCGTTACGGTGAGTTAAATGAAGTGTTAGAAACCGTTCAAGAAGAAATCCAAGCGTTATATCCTGAATCCATTTTAAATGAACTTGTAGAAGAAGCTTTAAATAATGATATTACGATTCCTGAGAAAAAGTTCGTACATGTCAGTAAAGAACAATTCGAACAAGAACAAGATTGGAAAGTAAGACTTAGAATGCTTGATGATTTCCCAACACCTACAGAAGAAGATTATCCATTACTTGAGTGTGCGTTGAATGACGAGAAACCTCAAATAAGAAGAATTGCAATTGTATTGTTAGGTATGGTTGAAACGAAAGAAACGTTGCCATATTTATATAAAGGGATGAAAGATAAGAGTGTTGCAGTGAGACGTACAGCTGGTGATTGTTTAAGCGACTTAGGATTTAAAGAAGCTTTACCAGTTATGATTGAAGCACTTGAAGATCCTCAAAAAATTGTGAGATGGAGAGCAGCAATGTTTATTTTTGACGAAGGTGATGAAACAGCACTTGAAGCTTTAAAAAATAGACAAGATGATCCTGCATTTGACGTTAAATTACAAGTTCAAATGGCAATTGAAAGAATCGAAAATGGCGAAGCCGCACTAGGATCCGTTTGGAAACAAATGGCGAATAGAAAAAGAGAGGATAATTAA